In Gammaproteobacteria bacterium (ex Lamellibrachia satsuma), a single genomic region encodes these proteins:
- a CDS encoding MFS transporter, protein MPYWRLSGFYLFYFASLGALLPFWGLYLKDRGFAPSEIGELMAVIMFTKLVAPNVWGWIADHTGRRMPIVRLASLLALITFGGVFYAEGFWMLALVMMLFSFFWNASLPQFEAVTLSYLGDQIQQYSRIRLWGSIGFIIAVVGLGYLIDQMEVGLVPMVVLVLYLGLWLNSLVVPEQGARMPHHEQGSILAVLKRKEIIAFLAACFLMQASHSAYYAFYSIYMEEHGYSSTLIGQLWALGVVAEVLVFLVMHRLLHRWGARKVVIASLLIAVVRWVIVGSAPDQLFLVLLAQVMHAATFGTFHAAAIHLVHHFFVGKHQGRGQALYSSISFGGGGAFGSLLSGYLWTGIGPGPTYWVAAGYALLAMLIVWRWLNHEAA, encoded by the coding sequence ATGCCGTACTGGCGTCTTTCCGGTTTCTATCTCTTCTACTTCGCCTCGCTCGGGGCGCTGTTGCCGTTCTGGGGACTCTATCTAAAGGACCGTGGTTTCGCTCCCTCGGAGATCGGGGAGTTGATGGCAGTGATCATGTTTACCAAACTGGTCGCACCCAATGTCTGGGGCTGGATTGCCGATCATACGGGGCGGCGGATGCCTATCGTTCGTCTTGCATCATTGTTGGCGCTGATCACCTTTGGCGGGGTCTTCTACGCCGAAGGGTTCTGGATGCTGGCGCTGGTGATGATGCTGTTCAGTTTCTTCTGGAACGCGTCGCTGCCCCAGTTTGAAGCTGTGACCCTCAGCTATCTGGGCGACCAAATACAGCAGTACAGCCGTATACGTCTCTGGGGTTCCATCGGTTTTATCATTGCGGTAGTCGGGCTCGGTTATCTCATCGATCAGATGGAGGTTGGACTGGTGCCGATGGTGGTGTTGGTGCTCTATCTTGGTCTCTGGCTAAACAGTCTCGTGGTGCCGGAGCAGGGCGCAAGGATGCCCCACCATGAACAGGGTTCGATACTGGCGGTATTGAAGCGCAAGGAGATCATTGCGTTTCTGGCCGCCTGTTTCCTTATGCAGGCGAGTCACAGTGCCTACTACGCCTTCTACTCGATCTACATGGAAGAGCACGGTTATTCCAGCACCCTCATCGGTCAGCTCTGGGCGCTGGGAGTGGTTGCTGAAGTCCTGGTATTTCTTGTGATGCACCGGCTGTTGCATCGCTGGGGCGCACGCAAGGTGGTAATCGCAAGCCTGCTCATTGCCGTCGTGCGCTGGGTAATCGTCGGTAGCGCACCAGACCAGTTGTTCCTGGTATTGCTTGCTCAGGTCATGCATGCAGCCACCTTTGGTACATTTCACGCTGCGGCTATCCACCTGGTCCACCACTTTTTTGTCGGCAAGCATCAGGGACGGGGACAGGCGCTCTATAGCAGCATCAGTTTTGGTGGCGGCGGTGCCTTCGGCAGTCTGCTCAGTGGATATCTCTGGACTGGCATCGGACCGGGACCCACCTATTGGGTGGCGGCGGGTTATGCGCTTCTGGCGATGTTGATCGTTTGGCGTTGGCTCAATCATGAAGCAGCCTGA
- a CDS encoding M23 family metallopeptidase: MGIRNSGVLPFLQALMFMLFVGAASAASESLILKGDLVQGGMAIGHVSPGEKVSVNGIGVRVSADGVFVLGFGRDAALENRVEVSGSDGRKRVELLKIGKRAYKVQRIDGLPQKKVTPPKMDWARIKKENAMVKQARKLDDPRTDFLGGFVWPVKGRISGVYGSQRILNGTPKRPHMGVDVAASTGTKVVAPADGMVTLVHDDMFYSGGTLLVDHGHGVTSSFLHLSRILVKKGSKVRQGQVLAEVGSTGRATGPHLHWGLNLFGTRLDPQLAAGPMDKK; the protein is encoded by the coding sequence ATGGGTATACGTAACAGTGGGGTGCTTCCTTTTCTCCAGGCATTGATGTTCATGCTTTTTGTCGGGGCAGCTTCTGCCGCTTCAGAATCGTTGATTCTCAAAGGGGATCTTGTTCAGGGGGGGATGGCAATCGGCCATGTGTCGCCAGGCGAAAAAGTCTCCGTTAACGGTATAGGGGTTAGGGTTTCGGCTGACGGTGTGTTTGTGCTCGGTTTTGGCCGGGATGCAGCACTGGAAAATCGTGTCGAAGTGTCGGGTAGTGATGGACGCAAGCGGGTTGAACTGCTCAAAATCGGCAAACGCGCCTACAAAGTTCAACGTATTGACGGCTTACCACAGAAGAAGGTAACTCCGCCGAAGATGGATTGGGCACGAATCAAGAAAGAAAACGCCATGGTGAAGCAGGCACGCAAGCTGGATGATCCACGTACCGATTTTCTGGGTGGATTCGTCTGGCCCGTGAAAGGCCGGATCAGTGGGGTCTACGGGAGTCAGCGCATTCTCAACGGCACGCCGAAACGGCCCCATATGGGCGTCGATGTGGCTGCATCTACCGGAACCAAGGTGGTCGCACCGGCGGATGGGATGGTTACACTGGTGCATGATGATATGTTCTATTCCGGTGGTACCCTATTGGTCGACCACGGCCATGGTGTGACCTCTTCATTTTTGCACTTGAGCCGGATTCTGGTGAAGAAAGGGAGTAAGGTCCGTCAGGGACAGGTTCTCGCCGAGGTTGGGTCGACAGGCCGGGCGACTGGTCCCCATCTGCATTGGGGGTTGAATCTGTTTGGAACCCGCCTTGATCCTCAGCTGGCTGCCGGTCCCATGGATAAGAAGTGA
- a CDS encoding MBL fold metallo-hydrolase → MPSKYTVNLQEQQRKILPFTDKRDFEEQKKGFIAAPDYKQIMAEAGHVAWDMGSYEWLLQEKDFDSIHPSLQRQAILNMNYGLYEVIPGIYQVRGYDLANISFIKSDTGWIVFDPLTAKETAAAALKFINEQLGERPVVAVVYSHSHADHFGGVRGVASIEDVNSGKIKIIAPVGFMDHAVSENVYAGNAMTRRMFFQYGVLLPRSPFGHVDQSIGKNTAAGNLGLIPPTVIIDKDIEEMTVDGVKMVFQNTPGTEAPAEMNTYFPDMKAFWAAENITGTIHNIYTLRGALVRDALEWSKQINKALYLFGQDAEVMFASHSWPRWGKERVQEVMRAQRDTYANLNNGVLHLANQGVTINQIHNVYEVPKSLQEQWAARSYHGSVEHNSRAVVNRYLGYWDANPATLIPLSPEDSAPLYVEMMGGAKPIITKGKTLYKEGKYLHAQEIVNKLVYAEPQNQEAKDLLADIFEQIGYQQESPSVRNSFLAAAYELRSGIPTGDSPKTAGPDMISAMTTDLWLDFLAVRLDSKKAEGHEFKINLITPDNDEKFVIELSNATLTNIEGYQADDADLTITLNRADLEKTMMGAVSFDEQIKSGKAKLKGNREVYEQLKPMLVNFDMGFEIMPGTGAQDLTPEKNVFEQEAPANSAGG, encoded by the coding sequence TTGCCTTCAAAGTACACCGTCAACCTGCAGGAGCAACAGCGCAAGATATTGCCGTTTACAGACAAGCGGGATTTTGAAGAGCAGAAAAAAGGCTTCATAGCCGCTCCTGATTACAAGCAGATCATGGCAGAAGCGGGTCATGTGGCATGGGATATGGGCAGCTACGAATGGCTTTTGCAGGAGAAGGACTTCGATAGCATTCATCCGTCACTTCAGCGTCAGGCCATTCTGAATATGAACTACGGTCTATACGAAGTCATTCCCGGCATCTACCAGGTGCGTGGCTACGATCTGGCAAATATCAGCTTTATCAAGAGCGATACCGGCTGGATCGTGTTCGATCCTTTGACCGCGAAGGAGACGGCAGCAGCTGCACTGAAGTTCATCAATGAACAGCTTGGTGAGCGTCCCGTTGTTGCTGTTGTCTACTCCCACTCCCACGCGGACCATTTCGGCGGTGTGCGAGGTGTTGCCAGTATCGAAGATGTCAATAGCGGAAAGATCAAGATTATTGCACCTGTAGGCTTCATGGATCACGCGGTTTCAGAGAACGTCTACGCTGGTAATGCAATGACCCGACGCATGTTCTTTCAGTACGGGGTGCTTTTGCCGCGTAGTCCGTTTGGTCATGTGGACCAGTCCATTGGCAAGAATACGGCGGCAGGTAATTTAGGGCTTATTCCTCCCACAGTGATCATCGACAAGGATATCGAAGAGATGACCGTCGATGGGGTGAAAATGGTTTTTCAGAACACACCTGGCACGGAAGCACCTGCTGAAATGAACACCTATTTTCCTGACATGAAAGCTTTTTGGGCGGCAGAAAATATTACCGGCACAATCCACAACATATACACACTCCGAGGAGCGTTGGTGCGTGATGCGTTGGAATGGTCAAAACAGATTAACAAGGCGCTCTACCTGTTCGGACAAGACGCTGAGGTGATGTTCGCCTCCCATAGTTGGCCGCGTTGGGGTAAAGAACGGGTTCAGGAGGTAATGCGGGCACAACGCGATACCTATGCCAACTTGAATAATGGTGTACTGCATCTGGCCAACCAAGGCGTGACCATCAACCAGATTCACAATGTGTATGAAGTGCCAAAAAGTCTACAAGAACAGTGGGCTGCACGTAGCTATCACGGTTCTGTTGAGCATAACAGCCGAGCGGTTGTTAACCGGTACCTTGGTTACTGGGATGCAAATCCAGCCACATTGATTCCTCTCTCTCCTGAAGATTCGGCACCGCTGTATGTTGAGATGATGGGGGGGGCAAAACCAATCATCACCAAGGGTAAGACTCTGTATAAAGAAGGCAAATATCTACATGCCCAAGAGATAGTGAACAAGCTGGTTTACGCTGAACCACAGAATCAGGAAGCCAAGGATCTGTTGGCCGATATATTCGAGCAGATTGGCTACCAACAGGAGAGCCCCAGTGTGCGTAACAGCTTCCTGGCGGCGGCTTATGAACTGCGCTCTGGTATTCCAACTGGCGATTCACCCAAGACGGCCGGTCCAGACATGATCAGCGCAATGACCACCGATCTGTGGTTGGATTTCCTTGCTGTGCGTCTTGATAGTAAGAAAGCCGAAGGTCATGAATTTAAAATCAATCTGATCACGCCAGACAATGATGAGAAGTTTGTGATCGAACTCAGTAATGCCACGCTTACTAATATCGAAGGCTATCAGGCCGACGATGCTGACCTGACTATTACGCTGAATCGCGCTGACCTGGAAAAAACCATGATGGGTGCTGTCAGCTTTGACGAGCAGATAAAATCAGGCAAGGCAAAGCTCAAGGGTAACAGAGAAGTGTACGAGCAATTGAAGCCCATGCTGGTGAATTTTGACATGGGTTTCGAAATAATGCCTGGTACCGGCGCGCAGGATCTGACACCAGAGAAAAACGTATTTGAGCAGGAAGCACCTGCTAATTCCGCTGGGGGTTAA
- the aroC gene encoding chorismate synthase — MSGNSFGKLFTVTSFGESHGPAIGCIVDGCPPGLELSEADLQRDLDRRKPGTSRHTTQRREADEVQILSGVFEGKTTGTPIGLIIHNTDQRSKDYSEIMDRFRPGHADYTYTQKYGFRDYRGGGRSSARETAMRVAAGGIAKKYLKTRYGIEIRGYLAQLGPIKPEKFVWNDVYENAFFCPDLYKVPELEAYMDELRQEGNSIGARINVVATGVPPGLGEPIFDRLDAEIAHAMMSINAVKGVEIGDGFACVEQKGTEHRDEMTPDGFSSNHAGGVLGGISSGQDIIASIAMKPTSSLRLPGYTVNKEGDPVEVVTKGRHDPCVGIRATPIAEAMMAMVLMDHMLRHRGQNMDVHSDTPVI, encoded by the coding sequence ATGTCCGGCAACAGCTTCGGCAAACTCTTTACCGTAACCTCGTTTGGCGAGAGCCACGGGCCGGCGATTGGCTGTATTGTCGATGGCTGTCCTCCCGGCCTTGAATTGTCCGAGGCGGATCTGCAACGGGATCTCGACCGCAGAAAACCGGGTACATCGCGTCACACCACGCAACGTCGTGAAGCGGACGAGGTGCAGATTCTATCCGGCGTATTTGAGGGTAAGACCACCGGTACCCCAATTGGCCTGATCATCCACAACACGGATCAGCGTTCCAAGGACTACTCGGAAATTATGGATCGTTTCCGTCCGGGACATGCTGACTACACTTATACCCAGAAATACGGTTTTCGTGACTATCGGGGCGGCGGACGCTCCTCTGCGCGGGAGACGGCTATGCGCGTGGCTGCCGGCGGCATCGCGAAGAAGTATCTCAAAACGCGTTATGGTATTGAGATTCGCGGTTATCTGGCACAACTCGGTCCCATCAAACCGGAGAAGTTTGTTTGGAATGATGTGTATGAAAACGCCTTTTTTTGCCCCGATCTTTACAAGGTGCCGGAACTTGAGGCTTATATGGATGAACTGCGCCAGGAGGGGAACTCAATCGGTGCACGGATCAATGTGGTTGCCACCGGCGTACCGCCAGGCCTGGGTGAACCGATTTTCGACCGCCTCGATGCCGAGATCGCCCATGCGATGATGAGCATCAATGCAGTGAAGGGCGTGGAGATCGGTGACGGATTCGCCTGTGTGGAGCAGAAGGGTACCGAGCACCGGGACGAGATGACGCCGGATGGTTTCAGCAGCAATCATGCAGGTGGTGTGTTGGGCGGCATCTCAAGCGGCCAGGATATTATCGCCAGCATTGCCATGAAACCCACTTCGAGCCTGCGTCTTCCGGGATACACGGTGAACAAAGAAGGCGATCCAGTCGAGGTGGTCACCAAGGGGCGTCATGACCCTTGCGTCGGGATTCGCGCCACTCCCATCGCCGAGGCCATGATGGCGATGGTGCTGATGGACCACATGTTGCGCCATCGTGGACAGAATATGGACGTGCATTCGGATACGCCTGTCATCTGA
- a CDS encoding DUF2846 domain-containing protein: MDSKKAGTLLIVLIIVMSVWGTPVYTAEIPQAQPGKGLIVFSRLDKFGGKAIRFNINHPGGAIGQLLSGTLLYKYFDPGEQTFYSQVISQDAITVNVEAGKIYYVRGDVKMGLLAGRPNFTQMSESQARSEIAGLK; encoded by the coding sequence ATGGATAGCAAGAAAGCCGGCACATTGCTAATCGTTTTGATTATTGTGATGAGTGTGTGGGGCACTCCAGTATATACGGCTGAAATCCCACAGGCACAGCCAGGTAAAGGGCTGATTGTATTCAGCCGGCTGGATAAATTTGGGGGCAAGGCAATCCGTTTCAATATAAACCATCCAGGTGGTGCGATTGGACAACTATTGAGTGGAACTCTTCTCTATAAATATTTCGACCCTGGTGAACAAACTTTCTACTCGCAGGTAATATCACAAGATGCGATCACCGTGAATGTAGAGGCAGGAAAAATCTATTACGTCAGAGGTGATGTGAAGATGGGCTTACTTGCTGGACGACCCAATTTCACCCAAATGTCAGAATCTCAAGCCCGATCAGAAATAGCGGGGCTGAAATAG
- a CDS encoding methyltransferase: MAHFSTPFGKFFLSRYPKRKKETLRAWDAADEYLLSFLAEKDLLSQSSKILILNDSFGALGTALALFSPVSQGDSFIAEEATRVNLSANGLPLDAVTIIDSLQIHRTRYDLVLVRVTKTLALLEDELLRLRPHLADNCRIIGCGMVKQIHSSTLKLFESIVGPTKTSLAKKKARLIFSEPDARLRMSPSPYPVSYQLEDSTFQLINHANVFSRDRLDIGTRFLLQHIPAQGLSEIVDLGCGNGVVGLIAAERNPNATIHFVDESYMAVASAKATFEASGLQNSVMFKVGDALSDFAPETVDLVLCNPPFHQQQVVGDFIAWHMFSQAVKVLKRGGELRIVGNRHLNYHSKLKRLFGNVEQISANPKFVVLRAVKG; encoded by the coding sequence ATGGCGCATTTCAGCACTCCCTTTGGTAAATTTTTTCTCAGCCGCTATCCAAAGCGTAAGAAAGAAACCCTGCGCGCCTGGGATGCAGCGGATGAGTATCTTCTTAGCTTTCTTGCTGAAAAGGATCTGCTTTCTCAAAGTAGCAAAATCCTGATCCTGAACGATAGCTTTGGCGCACTGGGGACGGCATTGGCGTTATTCTCACCAGTCAGTCAGGGTGATTCCTTTATCGCTGAAGAGGCTACAAGAGTGAATCTATCTGCCAATGGATTGCCGCTAGATGCGGTAACCATTATCGATTCACTCCAAATCCACCGAACCCGCTACGATCTGGTGCTGGTCAGAGTCACCAAGACTCTCGCGCTGCTGGAGGATGAACTGCTGCGTCTGAGGCCCCATTTGGCGGATAACTGCCGCATCATCGGTTGCGGTATGGTGAAGCAGATACATAGTTCCACCCTGAAACTGTTTGAGTCGATCGTCGGGCCGACCAAGACCTCTCTGGCAAAGAAGAAGGCGCGCCTGATCTTTTCCGAGCCGGATGCGAGACTGCGGATGTCTCCTTCGCCCTATCCGGTCTCTTATCAGTTGGAAGACAGCACATTCCAATTGATCAACCATGCAAATGTTTTCTCCCGTGACAGACTTGATATCGGCACCCGGTTCTTGCTGCAACACATTCCGGCACAGGGGTTGTCAGAGATTGTGGATCTGGGATGCGGTAACGGTGTGGTTGGTCTCATTGCGGCTGAAAGAAATCCTAATGCAACGATCCACTTTGTGGACGAGTCTTATATGGCGGTTGCCAGCGCGAAGGCGACCTTTGAAGCTTCAGGTCTGCAAAACAGTGTGATGTTTAAAGTAGGGGATGCGCTAAGTGATTTTGCACCGGAAACAGTTGATTTGGTGCTTTGCAATCCCCCCTTTCACCAGCAACAGGTGGTGGGTGATTTCATCGCCTGGCACATGTTCAGTCAGGCAGTGAAGGTGCTAAAACGCGGGGGAGAACTGCGTATTGTCGGTAATCGTCACCTCAACTATCATTCCAAACTGAAACGTCTGTTCGGTAATGTGGAGCAAATCTCCGCGAACCCGAAATTTGTCGTGCTGCGGGCGGTGAAGGGATAG
- a CDS encoding TolC family outer membrane protein produces MELKMKKTRLVLPLLSVLLAMPLQARDLMDVYNLALVNDPQLQEAKERLESVRQGKVQARSRLLPTISLGGEIDGVRRDVKTSPTGGVGTSNYSDKSLGLNLSQPLYHRDYWIQLEQADHSIAQSEAEYAAAQIDLMVRSSSAYFNILAAQDILRVAKAQTEANARQLDQATQRFDVGLIAITDVHEAQASHDGARAEEIAAENAVDNAWEALFEIIGQAPQDALAELGEKLKLDPPTPTTLQAWSDTAQAQNYTIIAARNGLESTRKNIEVFRSGHYPTLDLVGGYDMFRTNNDFGSEADTGKIGVQLQLPIYAGGSVSSRTEQARSDFRAAQLVLDQSQRAVNRQVRDAYRGVLSTISRVGALKAATVSAKSALDSTQAGYEVGTRTIVDVLNVQRNLFSAQTDYAGSRYDYILNGLQLKQAAGNLTQSDLEGINAWLER; encoded by the coding sequence ATGGAGCTGAAGATGAAAAAAACTCGATTGGTCCTCCCTCTCTTGTCCGTACTGTTGGCGATGCCGCTGCAGGCCCGGGATCTGATGGATGTATACAATCTGGCGCTGGTCAATGATCCGCAGCTCCAAGAAGCAAAGGAACGGTTGGAGTCGGTGCGCCAAGGCAAGGTACAGGCGCGTTCGAGACTGCTGCCCACGATCAGCTTGGGAGGAGAAATCGATGGAGTTAGACGTGATGTAAAGACCTCTCCAACAGGCGGTGTGGGCACCAGTAACTATAGTGATAAGAGTCTGGGACTGAACCTCTCCCAGCCGCTTTATCATCGCGATTACTGGATTCAGCTTGAGCAGGCGGATCACTCTATCGCACAGTCGGAAGCGGAGTATGCAGCCGCCCAGATCGACCTGATGGTGCGTAGCTCATCCGCCTATTTCAATATCCTGGCGGCGCAGGATATCCTGCGGGTAGCCAAGGCCCAGACTGAAGCCAACGCCCGCCAGCTTGATCAGGCAACACAACGTTTCGATGTGGGGTTGATTGCCATTACCGATGTGCATGAGGCCCAAGCATCCCATGACGGCGCCAGGGCAGAGGAGATTGCCGCCGAGAACGCAGTGGACAATGCTTGGGAGGCGCTGTTTGAGATTATTGGTCAGGCTCCACAGGATGCACTGGCCGAGCTGGGTGAGAAGCTGAAACTCGATCCGCCGACCCCCACCACCCTGCAGGCGTGGTCCGATACGGCCCAAGCGCAAAACTACACCATTATCGCCGCCCGTAATGGGTTGGAGAGTACGCGTAAAAATATTGAAGTCTTCCGCTCCGGCCACTACCCGACCCTGGATCTGGTGGGAGGGTACGATATGTTCCGCACTAATAACGACTTCGGCTCCGAGGCAGATACCGGCAAGATTGGTGTGCAGTTGCAACTGCCAATTTATGCCGGCGGATCGGTTAGCTCGCGGACAGAACAGGCCCGGAGTGATTTCCGTGCTGCCCAGCTGGTTCTGGATCAGAGTCAGCGCGCAGTGAACCGGCAGGTGCGCGATGCTTATCGGGGTGTACTCTCCACCATAAGCCGAGTGGGAGCCCTCAAGGCTGCAACGGTCTCTGCCAAGAGCGCGCTGGACTCCACTCAGGCGGGTTATGAAGTTGGCACCCGAACCATCGTTGATGTGCTGAATGTGCAACGCAATCTCTTTTCAGCCCAGACAGACTATGCAGGTTCACGCTACGATTACATCCTCAATGGTTTGCAGTTGAAGCAGGCGGCCGGCAATTTGACCCAGTCCGATCTGGAAGGTATCAACGCCTGGTTGGAGCGATAG
- a CDS encoding class I SAM-dependent methyltransferase, with translation MKQPDSNLLELPVTSLDGSVTDMQLVKTPQRLELHQASGGGVLYIDFVSGKSAHRRQFGGGRGQPLSRAVGLKKGLNPTVLDATAGLGRDAFVLATLGCNVQLVERSPIIAALLQDGLDRALKDAAVGQIAARMELFSADAIIFMRGLKEAYRPEVVYLDPMYPHRKKSALVKKEMRVFRSLVGDDPDAAELLRTARECAIARVVVKRPAKADFLGEAEPAMSIKSPNTRYDVYIKRGLQMVD, from the coding sequence ATGAAGCAGCCTGATTCAAACCTGCTGGAACTGCCGGTCACGTCTCTGGATGGGAGTGTGACAGATATGCAACTGGTCAAAACCCCGCAACGTCTGGAATTGCATCAGGCATCGGGCGGTGGCGTGCTCTATATCGATTTTGTCTCCGGCAAAAGCGCGCACCGACGTCAGTTTGGCGGTGGCCGGGGACAGCCGTTGTCCAGAGCGGTCGGACTCAAGAAAGGGCTGAATCCAACAGTGTTGGACGCTACTGCAGGGCTTGGTCGGGATGCATTTGTACTGGCAACATTGGGTTGCAACGTCCAACTGGTTGAACGCTCTCCCATTATCGCCGCTTTGTTGCAGGATGGCCTTGATCGTGCGCTGAAGGATGCCGCCGTCGGACAGATTGCTGCGCGGATGGAACTGTTTTCGGCCGATGCCATTATATTCATGCGGGGTCTGAAAGAGGCGTACAGACCGGAGGTGGTCTACCTGGATCCGATGTATCCCCACCGTAAGAAATCGGCCCTGGTGAAAAAGGAGATGCGGGTCTTTCGATCCCTTGTGGGTGATGATCCGGATGCGGCTGAATTGTTGCGGACCGCGCGGGAGTGCGCCATCGCCAGGGTGGTGGTGAAACGTCCGGCCAAGGCGGATTTTCTTGGCGAAGCCGAGCCAGCCATGTCGATCAAGAGTCCGAACACCCGTTACGATGTCTATATCAAACGCGGGTTACAAATGGTTGATTGA